The following DNA comes from Fervidibacillus albus.
CCGCATCTTCCAAACCGGCAACGATTTTCAGCAATGTGGATTTTCCCGTTCCGTTAATTCCGATCAGTCCGATCCGTTCTTTTTCCGTAATCGTAAAGGAAATTTGATGGAACAATTGCTTTTCACCGATCGATTTATTTAAATTTTCCACGTTTAATTGCATAAATCACCATTCCAATTTCAATATTCTCGTATTGTGTTTATATCCATTAGTTTAACATATTTTCCGTACAATCGAGCAAAATGCTTACAAAGGGCCGCTCATAGAGACATAAATGTACACCCGCTATTTTCGAATGATATGCTCCCCTTAGGGTAGACAGATTAAAAAATAAAAATCTGTTAACCTAGGGGGAGTTTTTGTGTCTAACACATTTTATCCGAGTGATTTTAAATATGAAGTTATTATGGCTTATAAAAGTAAAGAATATTCCCTTAAAGAGATCTATATCAAATTCAAAATCCCTAAAGTTACCTTATATAACTGGGTGGAAAAATTTGAAAAAGATGGAATGGATGGTTTATTGGATTCAAAAAAATGGAAACGATATTCTAAAGAATTGAAAGAATCTGCAGTTCGCGATTATTGTTCGGGGAATTACTCCCAATATGAAATTGTTCGAAAGTATGGAATTTCTAGTAGAGGGGTACTTCAAAAATGGATTAAAAAGTATAATAGTCATGGAGAATTACTAGATACAAGAACAAGGAGAACACACTCGATGACTAAAGGAAGAAAGACAACCTGGAAAGAACGAATTGAAATTGTACAAGATGCTCTAGCGAACGGAAAAAATTATCAAAAAACATCGGAAAAGCATCAAGTATCGTACCAACAGGTATACCAATGGGTACGTAAATATGAAGTTGGTGGATGGGACTCGTTAAAGGATCGACGAGGACGGTCGAAAAGTGTAGAAGAACTAACTTTAGAAGAAAAAATGAAGTTAGAGATGCGTCGAATCGAAAAAGAAAATGAACGTTTGCGGGCAGAGAATGCTTTCTTAAAAAAGTTAGAGGAGATCGAAAGGAGGCGAAAATCAGTCAAGTAAGATTTGAAGATAAATATATCGCCATTAAAGAACTTCATGAAACGAATCAGTTTAATATTGTCTTATTATGCGACGTTGCCGGTGTTTCAAGAGCTGCTTACTATAAATGGTTAAATCGGATTCCCTCCTCTCGAGAAATGGAAAATGAAGAAATCATAAAGGAAATGAAGGTTATCCATAAACATGTGGATGGAATCTATGGGTATCGTCGAATGAAATTAAATATCAATCGAAAACTTGGTAAGAAAGTGAACCATAAACGTATTTATAGACTTATGAAAATGGCCGGGATTCAATCCGTTATACGAAGGAAAAAAACTCGATATAAACGTTCGAATCCTCAGCACGTTGCCGAGAATTTATTGAATCGTGAATTTACAGCTGAAAAACCAAATGAAAAATGGGTAACGGACGTTACTGAGTTGAAATATGGTTCTTCAAAGAAGGCTTATTTAAGTGCCATTCTAGACTTACATGATGGCTCAATCATTAGCTATGTTTTAGGGCATTCCAATAATAATGATTTAGTATTTAAGACCCTTGATCCGGCCATTAATCGATTAGATGGAGACCACCCGCTTATTCATAGTGACCGTGGATTTCAATACACCTCACATGGATTTAAACGAAGAATAGAGGAGGCAGGAATGACGCACAGTATGTCAAGAATTGGAAGGTGTATTGATAATGGACCAATGGAATCGTTTTGGGGAG
Coding sequences within:
- a CDS encoding IS3 family transposase (programmed frameshift) translates to MSNTFYPSDFKYEVIMAYKSKEYSLKEIYIKFKIPKVTLYNWVEKFEKDGMDGLLDSKKWKRYSKELKESAVRDYCSGNYSQYEIVRKYGISSRGVLQKWIKKYNSHGELLDTRTRRTHSMTKGRKTTWKERIEIVQDALANGKNYQKTSEKHQVSYQQVYQWVRKYEVGGWDSLKDRRGRSKSVEELTLEEKMKLEMRRIEKENERLRAEKCFLKKVRGDRKEAKISQVRFEDKYIAIKELHETNQFNIVLLCDVAGVSRAAYYKWLNRIPSSREMENEEIIKEMKVIHKHVDGIYGYRRMKLNINRKLGKKVNHKRIYRLMKMAGIQSVIRRKKTRYKRSNPQHVAENLLNREFTAEKPNEKWVTDVTELKYGSSKKAYLSAILDLHDGSIISYVLGHSNNNDLVFKTLDPAINRLDGDHPLIHSDRGFQYTSHGFKRRIEEAGMTHSMSRIGRCIDNGPMESFWGALKCEKYYLHKYETFEELSKAIDEYIYFYNNERYQERLNGLSPIEYRTKAA